Proteins found in one Zea mays cultivar B73 chromosome 1, Zm-B73-REFERENCE-NAM-5.0, whole genome shotgun sequence genomic segment:
- the LOC103643916 gene encoding phytochrome A-like — MSSLRPAQSSSSSSRTRQSSQARILAQTTLDAELNAEYEESGDSFDYSKLVEAQRSTPPEQQGRSGKVIAYLQHIQRGKLIQPFGCLLALDEKSFRVIAFSENAPEMLTTVSHAVPNVDDPPKLGIGTNVRSLFTDPGATALQKALGFADVSLLNPILVQCKTSGKPFYAIVHRATGCLVVDFEPVKPTEFPATAAGALQSYKLAAKAISKIQSLPGGSMQALCNTVVKEVFDLTGYDRVMAYKFHEDEHGEVFAEITKPGIEPYLGLHYPATDIPQAARFLFMKNKVRMICDCRARSVKIIEDEALSIDISLCGSTLRAPHSCHLQYMENMNSIASLVMAVVVNENEDDDEPESEQPPQQQKRKKLWGLIVCHHESPRYVPFPLRYACEFLAQVFAVHVNKEFELEKQIREKSILRMQTMLSDMLFKESSPLSIVSGSPNIMDLVKCDGAALLYGDKVWRLQTAPTESQIRDIAFWLSEVHGDSTGLSTDSLQDAGYPGAASLGDMICGMAVAKITSKDILFWFRSHTAAEIKWGGAKHDPSDEDDSRRMHPRLSFKAFLEVVKMKSLPWSDYEMDAIHSLQLILRGTLNDALKPAQSSGLDNQIGDLKLDGLAELQAVTSEMVRLMETATVPILAVDGNGLVNGWNQKVADLSGLRVDEAIGRHILTLVEDSSVPIVQRMLYLALQGREEKEVRFELKTHGSKRDDGPVILVVNACASRDMHDHVVGVCFVAQDMTVHKLVMDKFTRVEGDYRAIIHNPNPLIPPIFGADQFGWCSEWNAAMTKLTGWHRDEVIDRMLLGEVFDSSNASCLLKSKDAFVRLCIIINSALAGEEAEKAPIGFFDRDGKYIECLLSVNRKVNADGVVTGVFCFIHVPSDDLQHALHVQQASEQTALRRLKAFSYMRHAIDKPLSGMLYSRETLKGTDLDEEQMRQVRVADNCHRQLNKILADLDQDNITDKSSCLDLDMAEFVLQDVVVSAVSQVLIGCQGKGIRVACNLPERSMKQKVYGDGIRLQQILSDFLFVSVKFSPAGGSVDISSKLTKNSIGENLHLIDFELRIKHQGAGVPAEILSQMYGEDNREQSEEGLSLLVSRNLLRLMNGDIRHLREAGMSTFILTAELAAAPSAAGH; from the exons ATGTCTTCCTTGAGGCCTGCCCAGTCTTCTAGTTCATCCAGCAGGACTCGGCAGAGCTCCCAGGCACGGATACTAGCACAAACAACCCTTGATGCTGAACTCAATGCAGAGTATGAAGAATCTGGTGATTCCTTTGATTACTCCAAGTTGGTTGAAGCACAACGGAGCACTCCACCTGAGCAGCAAGGGCGATCGGGAAAGGTCATAGCCTACTTGCAGCATATTCAAAGAGGAAAGCTAATCCAACCATTCGGTTGCTTGTTGGCCCTTGACGAGAAGAGCTTCAGGGTCATTGCATTCAGTGAGAATGCACCTgaaatgcttacaacggtcagcCATGCTGTGCCGAACGTTGATGATCCCCCAAAGCTAGGAATTGGTACCAATGTGCGCTCCCTTTTCACTGACCCTGGTGCTACAGCACTGCAGAAGGCACTAGGATTTGCTGATGTTTCTTTGCTGAATCCTATCCTAGTTCAATGCAAGACCTCAGGCAAGCCATTCTATGCCATTGTTCATAGGGCAACTGGTTGTCTGGTGGTAGATTTTGAGCCTGTGAAGCCTACAGAATTTCCTGCCACTGCTGCTGGGGCTTTGCAGTCTTACAAGCTTGCTGCCAAGGCAATCTCTAAGATTCAATCGCTACCAGGTGGAAGCATGCAGGCCTTATGCAATACCGTGGTTAAGGAAGTCTTCGACCTTACAGGTTATGACAGGGTTATGGCTTACAAGTTCCATGAAGATGAGCATGGGGAGGTCTTTGCTGAGATCACCAAACCTGGTATTGAGCCCTATCTAGGCCTGCACTATCCGGCCACTGATATCCCTCAAGCTGCCAGGTTTCTCTTCATGAAGAACAAAGTCAGGATGATCTGTGATTGCCGTGCAAGATCGGTGAAGATTATTGAAGATGAGGCGCTCTCCATTGATATTAGCTTGTGTGGTTCAACTCTTAGAGCACCACATAGCTGTCACCTTCAGTATATGGAAAACATGAACTCGATCGCATCCCTTGTCATGGCTGTTGTGGTTAATGAAAATGAAGACGATGACGAACCCGAGTCTGAACAACCACCACAACAGCAGAAGAGGAAGAAACTGTGGGGTCTCATTGTTTGCCACCACGAGAGCCCCAGATATGTGCCGTTTCCACTGCGGTATGCCTGTGAATTCTTGGCCCAGGTGTTTGCTGTCCATGTAAATAAGGAGTTTGAATTGGAGAAGCAGATACGAGAGAAAAGCATTCTGCGAATGCAGACAATGCTCTCTGACATGCTATTCAAGGAATCATCTCCCTTGAGTATCGTATCCGGGAGTCCAAATATCATGGACCTCGTTAAGTGTGATGGTGCTGCTCTTTTGTATGGGGACAAAGTATGGCGGCTTCAAACGGCTCCAACTGAGTCTCAGATACGTGATATTGCCTTCTGGCTTTCAGAAGTTCATGGGGATTCCACTGGCTTGAGCACTGATAGCCTCCAGGATGCTGGATATCCAGGAGCCGCTTCCCTTGGTGACATGATCTGTGGAATGGCAGTGGCTAAGATCACGTCCAAGGACATTCTTTTCTGGTTCAGGTCACATACAGCTGCTGAAATCAAGTGGGGAGGTGCAAAGCATGATCCATCTGATGAGGATGACAGCAGAAGGATGCACCCTAGGCTGTCCTTTAAGGCTTTCCTCGAGGTTGTCAAGATGAAGAGTTTGCCATGGAGTGACTACGAGATGGATGCTATTCACTCGTTGCAACTTATTCTTAGAGGTACACTGAACGATGCCTTGAAGCCGGCCCAGTCATCTGGTTTAGATAACCAGATTGGTGATCTCAAACTTGATGGGCTCGCCGAACTGCAAGCGGTGACAAGTGAAATGGTTCGCCTGATGGAAACGGCAACTGTTCCGATCTTGGCGGTAGATGGCAACGGATTGGTCAACGGATGGAACCAAAAGGTGGCGGACTTGTCGGGGTTGCGAGTTGATGAAGCTATAGGAAGACACATACTTACACTTGTGGAGGATTCTTCTGTACCAATTGTTCAGAGGATGCTATACTTAGCTCTGCAGG GCAGAGAAGAGAAGGAGGTTCGATTTGAGTTGAAAACCCATGGCTCCAAGAGGGACGATGGCCCTGTTATCTTGGTTGTAAATGCTTGTGCCAGCCGTGACATGCATGACCATGTTGTTGGGGTGTGCTTTGTAGCCCAGGATATGACTGTTCATAAGTTGGTCATGGACAAATTTACCCGGGTTGAGGGGGACTACAGGGCCATCATTCACAACCCGAACCCGCTCATTCCTCCGATATTTGGCGCCGACCAGTTCGGATGGTGCTCTGAGTGGAACGCAGCCATGACCAAGCTTACTGGGTGGCACAGAGATGAGGTGATCGACAGGATGCTCCTTGGCGAGGTTTTCGACAGCAGCAATGCTTCCTGCCTTCTGAAGAGCAAAGACGCTTTCGTACGTCTTTGCATTATCATCAACAGCGCATTAGCTGGTGAAGAGGCAGAGAAGGCTCCAATCGGTTTCTTTGACCGCGATGGCAAATATATTGAGTGCCTTCTGTCAGTGAACAGAAAAGTGAATGCAGATGGCGTCGTCACCGGAGTGTTCTGTTTCATTCATGTTCCTAGTGATGACCTCCAGCATGCGCTACATGTGCAGCAAGCCTCTGAGCAGACAGCACTGAGAAGGCTGAAGGCTTTCTCGTACATGCGACATGCCATCGACAAACCTCTCTCAGGTATGCTCTATTCTAGGGAAACACTCAAGGGCACAGACCTGGATGAAGAGCAGATGAGGCAGGTTCGTGTCGCGGATAATTGCCATCGCCAGCTAAACAAGATACTCGCCGACTTAGATCAAGATAACATTACTGACAA GTCGAGTTGCTTGGATTTGGACATGGCTGAGTTTGTGCTGCAAGACGTGGTGGTGTCTGCTGTAAGTCAAGTACTGATAGGTTGCCAGGGTAAAGGCATCAGAGTTGCTTGCAACCTGCCGGAGAGATCCATGAAGCAAAAGGTTTACGGGGATGGTATACGGCTCCAGCAGATCCTCTCCGACTTCTTATTCGTTTCGGTGAAATTCTCTCCTGCTGGTGGCTCTGTTGATATCTCTTCCAAACTGACCAAGAACAGCATTGGCGAAAACCTTCATCTCATAGACTTCGAACTTAG GATCAAGCACCAAGGAGCAGGAGTCCCAGCAGAAATACTGTCACAGATGTATGGGGAGGACAATAGAGAACAGTCGGAGGAGGGCTTGAGCCTCCTTGTTTCTAGAAACCTTCTGAGGCTCATGAATGGCGACATTCGTCACCTCAGGGAAGCTGGCATGTCAACCTTCATCCTCACTGCTGAACTCGCTGCTGCTCCTTCAGCAGCTGGACATTGA
- the LOC100280282 gene encoding Protein NRT1/ PTR FAMILY 8.3-like, with protein sequence MAGAERAEAVALEQGLLDPEESNQVVYTGDGSVDFSGNPVVKERTGRWKACPFILGNECCERLAYYGISTNLVTYLTKKLHAGNASAASSVTTWSGTCYLTPLIGAILADAYWGRYWTIATFSTVYFIGMTLLTLSASVPMLMPPSCEGSFCPAASPFQYTVFFLGLYLIALGTGGIKPCVSSFGADQFDDTDPAERIQKGSFFNWFYFSINIGALISSSFLVWVQDNVGWGLGFGIPTVFMGLAIISFFSGTSLYRFQKPGGSPITRVCQVIVASLRKWNVPVPEDSSLLYELPNGVSTIEGSRQIEHTDELRCLDKAATVTEVDVKTADFNNPWRICTVTQVEELKILVRMFPVWATTIVFSAVYAQMSTMFVEQGMVLDPSLGSFKIPPASLSTFDTLSVIICVPMYDYIVVPIARRFTGNERGFTELQRMGIGLVISIMAMSVAAVLEIKRLAVAREAHLVDQNVPVPLSIFWQIPQYFLIGLAEIFTFIGALEFFYDQSPDAMRSLCSALNLLTTAFGNYLSTFILTMVAYFTTRGGNPGWIPDNLNEGHLDYFFLLIAGISFLNLIVYVLCAGKYKSKKAA encoded by the exons ATGGCCGGCGCCGAGCGCGCGGAGGCGGTCGCGCTGGAACAAGGGCTCCTCGATCCGGAG GAATCCAACCAAGTAGTATACACTGGAGATGGATCAGTCGACTTTTCTGGAAATCCTGTTGTCAAGGAAAGAACGGGTAGATGGAAGGCATGTCCATTCATATTAG GTAATGAATGCTGTGAACGACTGGCCTACTATGGCATCTCCACAAACCTTGTTACTTACTTGACAAAAAAACTGCATGCTGGCAATGCCTCTGCTGCTAGCAGTGTGACTACATGGTCGGGAACTTGCTACCTAACTCCACTTATTGGAGCAATCCTGGCTGATGCATACTGGGGGAGGTACTGGACAATCGCAACATTTTCCACAGTATACTTCATC GGGATGACACTGCTGACTCTTTCAGCATCAGTTCCTATGCTCATGCCTCCATCTTGTGAAGGATCCTTTTGCCCAGCAGCAAGCCCTTTTCAGTATACTGTCTTTTTTCTTGGTCTTTATCTGATTGCCCTGGGTACTGGTGGAATTAAGCCGTGTGTCTCATCCTTTGGAGCGGATCAATTTGATGATACAGATCCAGCTGAGCGAATCCAGAAGGGCTCTTTCTTCAATTGGTTTTATTTTTCAATAAACATTGGTGCTCTCATATCAAGCAGCTTTCTGGTTTGGGTGCAAGACAATGTAGGATGGGGACTGGGGTTTGGCATTCCGACTGTATTCATGGGGCTGGCAATCATAAGCTTCTTCTCTGGTACATCACTTTATAGGTTCCAAAAACCAGGAGGTAGTCCAATTACACGAGTATGTCAGGTGATTGTTGCCTCTTTGCGCAAGTGGAATGTGCCTGTCCCAGAGGATAGCTCTCTCTTGTATGAGCTACCTAATGGGGTATCAACAATTGAGGGGAGTCGGCAAATAGAGCACACAGATGAACTCAG ATGTTTAGATAAGGCTGCTACAGTTACCGAAGTTGATGTGAAAACGGCTGACTTCAACAACCCATGGCGGATATGCACTGTCACCCAGGTGGAAGAACTGAAGATACTAGTAAGGATGTTCCCTGTCTGGGCAACAACAATAGTGTTTTCTGCTGTATATGCTCAGATGTCAACAATGTTTGTGGAACAAGGGATGGTGCTTGACCCATCCTTGGGCTCTTTCAAGATCCCTCCAGCTTCACTATCTACTTTCGACACCCTAAGTGTCATCATATGTGTCCCGATGTATGATTACATCGTGGTTCCGATAGCCAGGAGATTCACTGGCAACGAGAGGGGCTTTACAGAGTTGCAGAGGATGGGTATTGGCCTGGTAATTTCCATCATGGCTATGTCAGTCGCCGCAGTCCTCGAAATCAAGCGGCTAGCAGTTGCCAGGGAAGCACACCTGGTGGATCAGAATGTCCCGGTCCCACTGAGCATATTCTGGCAAATCCCTCAGTATTTCCTGATTGGTCTAGCGGAGATTTTCACATTCATTGGGGCGCTCGAGTTCTTCTATGACCAGTCACCAGACGCCATGAGGAGCCTCTGCAGCGCGCTTAATCTTCTCACTACTGCGTTTGGGAACTATCTCAGCACGTTCATTTTGACAATGGTTGCGTACTTTACTACGAGGGGAGGTAACCCTGGGTGGATTCCTGACAACTTGAACGAAGGCCATCTTGATTACTTCTTCTTGCTCATCGCTGGCATCAGTTTTCTGAACCTGATTGTTTATGTCCTCTGTGCTGGCAAATACAAGAGCAAGAAGGCAGCTTGA